The following coding sequences lie in one Takifugu rubripes chromosome 8, fTakRub1.2, whole genome shotgun sequence genomic window:
- the LOC105418949 gene encoding semaphorin-4F-like codes for LLLSDLQELSTFTLERAQDGGVRMETGKGKCPFEPSQHYTAVMADGTLYTAATSNFLGTLFDISRATGPEQGRIRTEQSINWLNDPEFVSSAFIQQSAESNPTGDDDKIYFFFTEVAKEYDLYTKVKVPRVARVCKSDVGGMKTLQRRWTTFLKAQLVCEDKPSGQRYNVLTDVFTTQQTPGDPSSTHFYGLFTSQWEREELSAVCVFSLSDINKVLNGPFKELKKTSENWINPEPVPTPRPGQCLNDALKAEGFETSLKLPDKVLTFVRDHPLMENSVSAAPLLVRKGITYTKLAVTQAERKGAVLHLGTDRGELHRVAVVDQNTTLLQEIPLFPSQEPINNILLHQGRALVGSPLYLARVSAEGCGLYPSCEVCARARGLGCEWNTKEEVCKETTAEPGSGDIVDEALRKCVIGEGRCSPSIREMRVSLGLRLLLPCVQLSPRPCSWEHPPDRHTRQHHSSLEMVVSEKSLGKYVCTCQEGGPSVRDPTPCRRAEYQLTLEDPTAGGAVAVAGNRHVVAVYILLFFLGLVLGMCLLYFLTHRHSRPCQGHHLPDNSVSSEKGRELLGSSATPQSPSSATLLSEGFTLTEKRNGTATTTTTSSTLHSSQGNGGHHYSGTLVSSNPSNGHGNSIYGNCRRSSGSLKFATEILAADMLDGRTGERAKLRGVEREARQGDEVEKGLRDGAGDGMKGLEEDLASFPMFKSPAPLAKCEESSI; via the exons cttcttctctcGGACTTACAGGAGCTCTCCACCTTCACCCTGGAGAGGGCTCAGGATGGCGGCGTGAGGATGGAGACCGGGAAGGGCAAGTGTCCCTTCGAGCCCAGTCAGCACTACACGGCTGTCATGGCAG ACGGCACCCTCTACACGGCCGCCACCAGCAACTTCCTGGGAACGCTCTTCGACATCTCCAGGGCAACGGGGCCCGAACAGGGACGCATCCGCACTGAGCAATCCATCAACTGGCTGAATG ACCCCGAGTTCGTGAGCTCGGCCTTCATACAGCAGTCCGCAGAGAGCAACCCCACGGGAGACGACGACAAGATCTACTTCTTCTTCACCGAGGTGGCCAAAGAGTACGACCTGTACACCAAAGTGAAAGTTCCCCGGGTGGCCAGGGTGTGCAAG TCGGACGTGGGGGGGATGAAGACGCTGCAGCGGCGCTGGACTACGTTTCTCAAGGCGCAGCTGGTGTGCGAGGACAAACCCAGCGGCCAGCGCTACAACGTGCTGACAGATGTGTTCACCACGCAGCAAACGCCGGGCGACCCGAGCAGCACGCACTTTTATGGGCTGTTCACCTCCCAGTG ggagagagaagagctgtcagcggtgtgtgtgttcagcctgTCTGACATCAATAAAGTACTGAACGGTCCCtttaaagagctgaagaaaaCCAGCGAGAACTGGATCAACCCTGAACCGGTCCCCACACCAAGACCGGGCCAG TGTTTGAATGATGCATTGAAAGCTGAAGGGTTCGAGACCTCCCTGAAACTCCCAGACAAGGTGCTGACATTCGTGAGGGACCATCCCCTGATGGAGAACAGCGTCTCCGCAGCGCCCCTGCTGGTACGGAAGGGTATCACATACACCAAGCTTGCAGTGACGCAGGCGGAGCGTAAGGGGGCGGTATTGCACCTCGGAACAG ACCGCGGGGAGCTCCACCGCGTGGCGGTAGTGGACCAGAACACAACCTTGCTGCAGGAGATCCCTCTGTTCCCATCACAGGAGCCCATCAACAACATATTATTGCACCAG GGTCGGGCTCTGGTGGGCAGCCCCCTGTATCTGGCCCGAGTCTCCGCTGAAGGCTGCGGTCTTTATCCCAGCTGTGAGGTGTGTGCCAGAGCCAGAGGTTTGGGTTGTGAATGGAACACAAAGGAAGAAGTCTGCAAGGAAACAACAGCAGA GCCCGGGTCGGGAGACATTGTAGATGAAGCCTTGAGAAAGTGCGTCATAGGAGAAG GTCGCTGCAGTCCCTCCATCAGAGAGATGCGCGTCTCTCTGGGCCTGCGTCTCCTGTTGCCGTGCGTCCAGCTGTCCCCCAGGCCCTGTAGCTGGGAGCATCCTCCTGACAGACACACCAGGCAGCACCACTCAAGCCTGGAGATGGTGGTCTCAGAGAAGAGCCTCGGAAAATACGTCTGCACCTGCCAG gaggggggaCCGAGCGTCAGAGATCCCACCCCTTGCCGGAGAGCAGAGTACCAGCTGACTCTGGAAGACCCCACCGCCGGGGGGGCGGTGGCGGTGGCCGGGAACCGTCATGTTGTGGCGGTCTACATCCTCCTGTTCTTTTTGGGTTTGGTGTTGGGCATGTGCCTCCTGTACTTCCTGACCCACCGACACAGCCGCCCCTGCCAGGGCCACCACCTGCCAGACAATTCCGTGTCCTCGGAGAAGGGCCGGGAGTTGCTGGGCTCGTCGGCCACGCCGCAGTCCCCGAGCAGCGCCACCCTGCTGTCGGAGGGCTTCACGCTGACGGAGAAACGCAACGGGACGgcgaccaccaccaccacgtcgTCCACGCTGCACAGCAGCCAGGGTAACGGCGGCCACCATTACAGCGGCACGCTCGTCAGCAGCAACCCAAGCAACGGCCACGGCAACTCCATCTACGGCAACTGCAGGCGAAGCAGCGGCAGCTTGAAGTTTGCCACGGAAATATTAGCCGCAGACATGCTGGATGGACGGACAGGGGAAAGGGCAAAGCTtaggggggtggagagagaggcgAGGCAGGGGGACGAGGTGGAGAAGGGCCTCAGGGATGGGGCAGGGGACGGAATGAAAGGACTGGAGGAGGATCTGGCCAGCTTTCCCATGTTTAAATCACCTGCACCACTGGCAAAGTGTGAAGAAAGCTCCATATGA
- the LOC101075424 gene encoding carbohydrate sulfotransferase 12-like, with protein MMRKPMLLFGTSGVAFVIFLFIYQLENLRDRRVERILKLHEPRKALLRETCLKNKMYSEGKENWEDMPVHELDFLVVDDNHGIIYCFVPKVACTNWKRVMVALHKNSTGPYEDPLSIPPESVHDNEVLAFLSDFPKPERIARMKHYTKFLFVRNPFVRLISAFRDKFQKRNNLFYRSTSRHILKKYGNISDPPASVDEAFDSGLHVSFSNFIQFLVDPEMEKDEPFEPHWKQMHRLCHPCLIDYDFIGHQETLQMDVEHLLTILNLENDITFPTSPENISAQDDLSNWFGVLPLEDRRKLYKIYEPDFELFGYPKPEELLQD; from the exons ATGATGAGGAAGCCGATGCTGCTCTTTGGAACCTCTGGAGTTGCGTTTGTCATCTTCCTTTTCATTTACCAATTGGAGAATTTGAGAGACAGAAGAG TTGAAAGGATTCTGAAGCTGCACGAGCCGCGAAAAGCACTGCTGAGAGAAACGTGCCTCAAAAACAAGATGTATTCCGAGGGGAAAGAGAACTGGGAAGACATGCCGGTCCACGAGCTGGACTTCCTCGTCGTGGATGACAATCATGGCATCATCTACTGTTTTGTTCCCAAA GTCGCCTGTACCAACTGGAAGAGGGTCATGGTTGCCCTGCACAAAAACAGTACCGGGCCTTACGAAGATCCGCTCTCCATCCCCCCTGAGTCGGTCCATGACAACGAGGTGCTGGCTTTCCTCAGCGACTTCCCAAAACCGGAGAGGATT GCGAGGATGAAGCATTACACCAAGTTTCTGTTTGTTCGGAACCCGTTTGTTCGGCTCATCTCCGCCTTTCGGGACAAGTTTCAAAAGCGCAACAACCTTTTTTACCGAAGTACCAGCCGGCACATCCTGAAGAAGTACGGCAACATATCAGATCCACCAGCGAGCGTGGACGAGGCGTTCGATTCCGGGCTCCACGTCTCGTTTTCCAACTTCATACAGTTCCTGGTTGACCCTGAGATGGAGAAAGATGAACCCTTTGAGCCCCACTGGAAGCAGATGCACCGTCTCTGTCACCCATGTCTCATCGA TTACGACTTTATCGGTCACCAGGAGACCCTGCAGATGGACGTGGAACATCTGCTGACCATCCTAAATCTGGAGAACGACATCACGTTTCCCACTTCGCCTGAAAACATTTCGGCCCAGGACGATTTGTCAAACTGGTTTGGAGTACTGCCcctagaggacaggaggaagctgtACAAGATCTACGAGCCAGACTTTGAACTTTTCGGCTACCCAAAGCCTGAAGAGTTGCTTCAAGATTAA